A stretch of the Haloarcula ordinaria genome encodes the following:
- a CDS encoding methyl-accepting chemotaxis protein, producing MSKTIDSSSEDATTPEFGMSEQALLSGIPQAAFVISTDGTIQAWNHDMEALTGISAADACGRTDIGMLLYDSSDETMIEQVLAAPKTADDVYGLTVEDASRHLYVKEDRVADHSGNVEHYARVTVMPVYEDGELQGAIEMVHDLTEERQRQEAIEALVDEVSATLRALMAGNLDARASFSDSEAIDSQLLGVVDEVNEMAADLQDIVARVDEQTSQLGDSVERAVTAADAIARNVDEQNELLGESVDEMHSFSASMEEVAATSEEVENAATTAREAANEGLEASEDAHAATDEVTDIGEDLVESVTDLGDRMDDIEDVVGVISDVAEQTNMLALNANIEAARAGEAGSGFAVVADEVKTLADETRQHTEEITDNIERLQAQTDSTVDAAEQSHQQIETASDQIDDVLTAFEDIAEAIDEAADGISDVSRATDDQAATVEELTSTLEQSLEHASDTEDAAANIVATTDDQSEAIAELEARVRQLRTDTSTTG from the coding sequence ATGTCGAAAACTATCGATTCGTCCTCTGAGGACGCTACTACCCCCGAGTTCGGGATGAGCGAACAGGCGCTGCTCAGCGGGATTCCCCAGGCCGCCTTCGTCATCTCGACCGACGGGACGATTCAGGCGTGGAACCACGACATGGAAGCACTCACCGGTATCTCCGCTGCCGACGCGTGCGGACGGACCGACATCGGGATGCTCCTCTACGACAGCAGCGACGAGACGATGATCGAGCAGGTGCTCGCCGCGCCGAAGACGGCCGACGACGTCTACGGGCTGACAGTCGAAGACGCGTCGCGCCACCTCTACGTCAAAGAGGACCGGGTCGCCGACCACAGCGGGAACGTCGAGCACTACGCCCGAGTCACCGTGATGCCGGTGTACGAGGACGGCGAACTGCAGGGCGCCATCGAGATGGTCCACGACCTGACAGAGGAGCGGCAACGACAGGAGGCCATCGAGGCGCTGGTCGACGAGGTGTCGGCGACACTCCGGGCGCTGATGGCCGGGAACCTCGACGCTCGCGCCTCCTTCTCGGACAGCGAGGCCATCGACTCACAGCTGCTCGGCGTGGTCGACGAGGTCAACGAGATGGCCGCCGACCTCCAGGATATCGTCGCCCGCGTCGACGAGCAGACGAGCCAGCTCGGCGACTCGGTCGAGCGAGCGGTCACGGCCGCGGACGCCATCGCCCGCAACGTCGACGAGCAAAACGAGCTGCTCGGCGAGAGCGTCGATGAGATGCACTCGTTCTCGGCCAGCATGGAGGAGGTCGCCGCGACCTCTGAGGAGGTCGAGAACGCGGCAACGACGGCACGAGAGGCCGCAAACGAGGGTCTCGAGGCCTCCGAGGACGCCCACGCCGCCACCGACGAAGTCACCGACATCGGCGAGGACCTCGTCGAGTCGGTCACCGACCTCGGCGACCGGATGGACGACATCGAGGACGTCGTCGGGGTCATCTCGGACGTCGCCGAACAGACCAACATGCTCGCGCTGAACGCCAACATCGAGGCGGCCCGCGCCGGGGAGGCCGGCAGCGGCTTCGCCGTCGTCGCCGACGAGGTGAAGACGCTCGCCGACGAGACGCGCCAGCACACGGAGGAGATAACCGACAACATCGAGCGACTGCAGGCCCAGACCGATTCGACCGTCGACGCGGCCGAGCAGTCACACCAGCAGATCGAGACGGCGAGCGACCAGATCGACGACGTGCTCACGGCGTTCGAAGACATCGCCGAGGCCATCGACGAGGCGGCCGACGGCATCAGCGACGTCTCGCGCGCGACCGACGACCAGGCGGCGACGGTCGAGGAGCTGACCTCGACGCTGGAGCAGTCGCTCGAACACGCGTCGGACACCGAGGACGCCGCGGCCAACATCGTGGCGACGACGGACGACCAGTCCGAAGCCATCGCCGAACTGGAAGCCCGGGTCCGGCAGCTGCGCACCGACACGTCGACCACCGGATAG
- a CDS encoding universal stress protein, with protein MISRVLVPMADPKMGERALRYALEAHPDAAVTVLHVVGEPSAMLGQATSLALSDDVEATAREYARDVLDHAEAVAAEYDADIETEVRTGRPGRAIVTRAEDFDTVIIGSHAGKFVDRLFVGNVAKTVFQRCPVPVTVVR; from the coding sequence ATGATTTCGCGCGTTCTCGTTCCCATGGCCGACCCGAAGATGGGCGAACGGGCGCTCCGGTACGCGCTCGAAGCCCACCCCGACGCCGCGGTCACTGTCCTGCACGTGGTCGGCGAGCCGTCCGCGATGCTCGGCCAGGCGACCAGTCTCGCGCTGTCCGACGACGTCGAGGCCACCGCCCGCGAGTACGCCCGCGACGTGCTCGACCACGCCGAAGCCGTCGCCGCCGAGTACGACGCCGACATCGAGACCGAGGTCCGAACCGGTCGGCCGGGGCGAGCTATCGTCACCCGGGCCGAGGACTTCGATACGGTCATCATCGGCAGCCACGCCGGGAAGTTCGTCGACCGGCTGTTCGTCGGCAACGTCGCGAAGACGGTCTTCCAGCGGTGTCCGGTCCCCGTGACCGTCGTCCGGTAG
- a CDS encoding DUF7260 family protein has product MPETTHPRIERALDVLDRERRLLTDERRAFRRFQRRLATIEPSPPSSPLAVASGGETVALSTGEPTPSDGLRAVRTAYRETVMATRHFDSEYDETLRQNVTAEFGADVATQIVDGHRLTPILHESLETGSQQAAQERTEFLRVLDRERESLCAIREALDECEREAHELSQAVTDADDSVELGRIDDRLTTLKRECTDLAGARQTRLHKRTVGSFSGIEGDSLVDFLYGEFEATCPGLAAITDCLASIQAIRQRCLR; this is encoded by the coding sequence ATGCCCGAAACAACCCACCCTCGCATCGAGCGCGCGCTCGACGTTCTGGACCGCGAGAGACGGCTCCTGACCGACGAGCGACGGGCCTTCCGTCGGTTCCAGCGGCGGCTGGCGACCATCGAACCGTCGCCACCGTCGTCGCCGTTGGCCGTCGCGTCCGGCGGTGAGACGGTCGCGCTCAGCACCGGCGAACCGACGCCGTCGGACGGTCTCCGGGCCGTCCGGACCGCCTACCGTGAGACGGTGATGGCCACCCGCCACTTCGACAGCGAGTACGACGAGACGCTCCGGCAGAACGTGACGGCCGAATTCGGCGCCGACGTGGCCACACAGATTGTCGACGGTCACCGGCTCACGCCAATCCTCCACGAGTCGCTGGAGACGGGGAGCCAACAGGCTGCCCAGGAGCGGACCGAGTTCCTGCGGGTCCTGGACCGGGAGCGCGAGTCGCTGTGTGCGATCCGCGAGGCGCTCGACGAGTGCGAGCGCGAGGCCCACGAACTCAGCCAGGCTGTGACGGACGCGGACGACAGCGTCGAACTGGGCCGGATCGACGACCGACTGACCACGCTGAAACGCGAATGCACGGACCTGGCCGGAGCGCGCCAGACACGCCTCCACAAGCGGACGGTCGGTTCGTTCTCCGGTATCGAGGGCGACAGCCTCGTCGACTTCCTCTATGGGGAGTTCGAGGCAACCTGTCCGGGACTGGCGGCCATCACCGACTGCCTCGCGTCGATTCAGGCCATCCGGCAGCGGTGTCTCCGATGA
- a CDS encoding YihY/virulence factor BrkB family protein, with protein MSGRNARVAEILRAIVHEVRTEKITFLAGSIAYHAFLSILPLLLLLLTIVQRTENVALADSIVRIMEAVLTEQASGVIQQGLAEADTSVSVLGIVFLVWGALRIFRGLDTAFSDIYESEAKNSFTDQIGDGLLLLVTVAVAVVATSLLGRLFAFDGGGMLVALLRGVATVFGLFLVFYPMYYIFPDLDVGFVEVVPGAAFAAVGITVAQALFTTFKSGGTGGNLIASILVLLTWLYVIGLVVLLGAAINAVLSNRSNDVDITPVFGGVPRRKGASIATIDRAELVADLEALSTAVDEKSGTMTVELDGERFVLDGPQRAKIEQATGVFGLDTSVALTLRWWPNEEE; from the coding sequence ATGTCAGGTCGCAATGCCCGCGTCGCAGAGATACTCCGGGCAATCGTGCACGAGGTCAGGACGGAGAAGATCACGTTCCTCGCCGGCTCCATCGCCTACCACGCCTTCCTCTCGATTCTCCCCTTGCTCCTCCTCTTGCTCACTATCGTCCAGCGCACGGAGAACGTCGCGCTCGCGGACTCTATCGTCCGCATCATGGAGGCCGTGCTGACCGAACAGGCCAGCGGCGTCATCCAGCAGGGGCTGGCGGAGGCCGACACGTCGGTGTCGGTGCTCGGCATCGTCTTCCTCGTCTGGGGGGCGCTCCGCATCTTCCGGGGTCTCGACACCGCCTTCTCGGACATCTACGAGAGCGAGGCGAAGAACTCCTTCACCGACCAGATCGGCGACGGCCTGCTGTTGCTCGTGACCGTCGCGGTCGCCGTCGTCGCGACCAGTCTGCTCGGGCGACTGTTCGCCTTCGACGGTGGCGGGATGCTCGTCGCGCTGCTGCGGGGCGTGGCCACCGTCTTCGGCCTCTTTCTCGTCTTCTACCCGATGTACTACATCTTCCCGGACCTGGACGTCGGCTTCGTCGAGGTCGTCCCCGGCGCGGCGTTCGCCGCCGTCGGCATCACCGTCGCCCAGGCGCTGTTCACGACGTTCAAGTCCGGCGGGACGGGCGGGAACCTCATCGCCAGTATCCTCGTCCTGTTGACCTGGCTCTACGTCATCGGGCTGGTCGTCCTGCTGGGCGCGGCCATCAACGCCGTCCTCTCGAACCGGTCGAACGACGTGGACATCACGCCCGTCTTCGGCGGGGTCCCGCGACGGAAAGGCGCCAGTATCGCGACTATCGACCGGGCCGAACTGGTCGCGGACCTCGAGGCGCTCTCGACTGCCGTCGACGAGAAGAGCGGGACGATGACGGTGGAGCTGGACGGCGAGCGGTTCGTCCTCGACGGGCCACAGCGGGCGAAGATAGAGCAGGCGACCGGCGTGTTCGGCCTGGATACCTCCGTCGCGCTCACCCTGCGGTGGTGGCCAAACGAGGAGGAGTGA
- a CDS encoding DUF2270 domain-containing protein — protein MTSQRGEQASEDARSLDPRVGEGLLDVDMGPSSALAHLYRGEIHRMKLWRERLDRTTNWAVILMAAVLTWAFTNETNPHYVILIGNAAVVLFLVIEARRYRAYDIWRSRVRSLQQNVWARGLDPGRDLGDEGWRESLARDYDRPTLKISAEEAIAHRLRRVYLPMFAILNGAWLLRVTAFDGTAWPNSAAVGMIPGVVVTGLVGLFMLLTVGIACRPRTWHATGELRAEDLREAADD, from the coding sequence ATGACATCACAGCGGGGCGAGCAGGCGTCGGAGGACGCCCGGTCGCTCGACCCGAGGGTCGGTGAGGGGCTGCTCGACGTCGACATGGGGCCGAGCTCCGCGCTGGCACACCTCTACCGTGGCGAGATTCACCGGATGAAACTGTGGCGCGAGCGCCTCGACAGGACGACCAACTGGGCGGTCATCCTGATGGCGGCCGTGCTCACCTGGGCGTTCACCAACGAGACGAACCCCCACTACGTCATCCTCATCGGGAACGCCGCCGTCGTCCTCTTCCTGGTCATCGAGGCCCGCCGCTACCGCGCGTACGACATCTGGCGGAGCCGGGTGCGCTCGCTGCAGCAGAACGTCTGGGCCCGCGGCCTCGACCCGGGCCGCGACCTCGGCGACGAGGGCTGGCGGGAGTCCCTGGCCAGGGACTACGACCGACCCACGCTGAAGATCAGCGCCGAGGAAGCCATCGCGCACCGCCTCCGCCGGGTCTACCTGCCCATGTTCGCCATCCTGAACGGCGCGTGGCTCCTCCGCGTGACGGCCTTCGACGGGACGGCCTGGCCGAACAGCGCCGCCGTCGGGATGATTCCAGGCGTCGTCGTCACCGGACTGGTCGGCCTGTTCATGCTCCTGACCGTCGGTATCGCCTGTCGCCCGCGGACCTGGCACGCGACCGGCGAGCTGCGGGCCGAGGACCTGCGTGAGGCGGCCGACGACTGA
- a CDS encoding MBL fold metallo-hydrolase: protein MFEVITARQLAAMLDDGAAFTLVDTRPRESYEAWHVPGAVSFPFGPTEELTESRLPEVTELVGDYDEPVVTICGKGVTSANLAVNLDRQGYDEVFAVGGGMREWNELYETATHEPDDDLVVVQLQRRAKGCLSYLVGSRRAGDAVVVDAGRHTDQYIVRAAELGLGITRTLDTHVHADHVSGGRELADRLGIHYHLGAGASDRDVDVDYVPLSDGESVSVGEVPLTALSTPGHTSEMTSYRLGDLALFSGDALFVDSLGRTELQFGDEGAAEGARMAYETLHEVFAGLSEDLLVLPGHVDVSAAGHYSVGAPGVLVGERLEAVIDGLEQFGLDEAAFVDRMTTNLSEKPANYERVIRINRGVEALTDPIEAIDVETGRNNCAV, encoded by the coding sequence GTGTTCGAAGTCATCACTGCTCGCCAGCTCGCAGCGATGTTGGACGACGGAGCGGCGTTCACACTCGTCGATACGCGGCCACGCGAGAGTTACGAGGCGTGGCACGTCCCGGGCGCGGTCAGCTTCCCCTTCGGCCCGACGGAGGAGCTCACCGAGAGCCGCTTGCCCGAGGTCACCGAGCTGGTCGGCGACTATGACGAGCCGGTCGTGACCATCTGCGGGAAGGGCGTCACGTCGGCGAACCTGGCGGTGAACCTCGACAGACAGGGGTACGACGAGGTGTTCGCCGTCGGCGGGGGGATGCGCGAGTGGAACGAACTGTACGAGACGGCGACCCACGAGCCGGACGACGACCTCGTCGTCGTCCAGCTCCAGCGCCGCGCGAAGGGCTGCCTCTCCTACCTCGTCGGGTCCCGTCGGGCTGGCGACGCCGTCGTCGTCGACGCCGGCCGCCACACCGACCAGTACATCGTCCGCGCGGCGGAGCTCGGCCTCGGTATCACCCGGACGCTCGATACACACGTCCACGCGGACCACGTCAGCGGCGGCCGGGAGCTGGCCGACCGGCTCGGGATTCACTACCACCTGGGGGCCGGCGCGAGCGACCGCGACGTCGACGTCGACTACGTCCCGCTCTCCGACGGCGAGTCGGTCAGCGTTGGCGAGGTCCCGCTGACGGCGCTGTCGACCCCGGGCCACACCTCCGAGATGACGAGCTACCGGCTGGGTGACCTGGCGCTCTTCTCGGGCGACGCGCTGTTCGTCGACTCGCTGGGCCGAACCGAGCTCCAGTTCGGCGACGAAGGGGCCGCCGAGGGGGCCAGGATGGCCTACGAGACGCTCCACGAGGTGTTCGCCGGCCTGTCGGAGGACCTGCTCGTGCTCCCGGGCCACGTCGACGTCTCCGCGGCCGGCCACTACAGCGTCGGGGCACCGGGCGTCCTGGTCGGGGAGCGACTGGAAGCGGTTATCGACGGTCTCGAGCAGTTCGGCCTCGACGAGGCGGCGTTCGTCGACCGGATGACGACGAACCTCTCGGAGAAACCCGCGAACTACGAGCGCGTCATCCGCATCAACCGGGGCGTCGAGGCACTCACCGACCCCATCGAGGCAATCGATGTCGAGACGGGCCGCAACAACTGCGCGGTGTGA
- a CDS encoding DUF302 domain-containing protein, producing MTLPIDPTALDADAIGEKRTTLEMDHEDAIEHVREAFADAGFGFPVEFSPSDLLNEKVDADRDPYYVLGACNPAVADKALSASDNRIGGLFPCNVVIWEAEPGVQTVYHVSIMRIARLVGMAPDDEAMADIVAETGEYVEEAFANL from the coding sequence ATGACACTCCCAATCGACCCGACTGCGCTCGACGCCGACGCCATCGGCGAGAAACGCACCACGCTGGAGATGGACCACGAGGACGCTATCGAACACGTCCGCGAAGCCTTCGCCGACGCCGGTTTCGGCTTCCCCGTCGAGTTCTCGCCCTCGGACCTGCTCAACGAGAAGGTCGACGCCGACCGTGACCCGTACTACGTGCTGGGCGCGTGCAACCCGGCGGTCGCCGACAAGGCACTTTCCGCCTCCGACAATCGCATCGGCGGCCTGTTCCCGTGTAACGTGGTCATCTGGGAGGCCGAGCCGGGTGTCCAGACGGTCTACCACGTCAGCATCATGCGCATCGCCCGGCTCGTCGGCATGGCTCCCGACGACGAGGCGATGGCCGATATCGTCGCAGAGACCGGCGAATACGTCGAGGAAGCGTTCGCGAATCTGTGA
- a CDS encoding DUF7344 domain-containing protein: MDRDTDRPDLFTTADSWELADDVAPPPTALFKALAGPRRCHVLSVLLDRPEIAVDDLTDIIVGWQTTIDGPAGPDEWAQIKIELVHAHLPLLDDIGLVEFDDQAGEVRLEPLADPVQDVIRFAEEYERVLDRSGRPSE; the protein is encoded by the coding sequence ATGGACCGAGACACCGACCGCCCCGACCTCTTCACCACCGCGGATTCGTGGGAGCTCGCGGACGACGTGGCCCCCCCGCCGACAGCGCTGTTCAAGGCACTGGCGGGGCCACGCCGGTGTCACGTCCTCTCGGTGCTCCTCGACCGGCCGGAGATCGCCGTCGACGACCTCACCGATATCATCGTCGGGTGGCAGACCACCATCGACGGCCCCGCCGGCCCCGACGAGTGGGCACAGATAAAGATCGAACTCGTGCACGCTCACCTGCCGCTCCTGGACGACATCGGACTCGTTGAGTTCGACGACCAGGCCGGAGAGGTCCGGCTCGAACCACTCGCCGATCCCGTCCAGGACGTCATCCGCTTCGCCGAGGAGTACGAGCGAGTGCTCGACCGCAGCGGTCGCCCCTCGGAGTAA
- a CDS encoding DICT sensory domain-containing protein: MQFHRLFDAVDDARKTIVVYAPTDAGLDLAERLSARNATVEQRALPLSAPGGFLVVRDDDQFLGALALEDLLSFLSPTEFLPWELDDVDPGYRPVVDLLDDTLFVSLDRRQLLATSREIEDRAWRVGRGTLRVGFQRRAAFEAQRETYRRLAATTDLDVHVYLREDTVPEAFDPGPLTVHTGPAETVGRYWFLLFDGGGNEWQACALIAEETEPGRYRGLWTYDPETVALAAESLS; the protein is encoded by the coding sequence ATGCAGTTCCACAGGCTCTTCGACGCCGTGGACGACGCTCGCAAGACCATCGTCGTCTACGCACCGACCGACGCCGGACTCGACCTCGCCGAGCGACTGTCGGCGCGTAACGCGACCGTCGAACAGCGAGCGCTGCCGCTTTCGGCGCCCGGCGGCTTCCTCGTCGTCCGCGACGACGACCAGTTCCTCGGTGCCCTCGCGCTGGAGGACCTGCTTTCCTTCCTCTCCCCGACGGAGTTCCTCCCGTGGGAGCTGGACGACGTCGACCCCGGCTACCGGCCGGTCGTCGACCTGCTCGACGACACGCTGTTCGTCTCCCTCGACCGGCGACAGCTGCTCGCGACCTCCCGGGAGATAGAGGACCGTGCCTGGCGGGTGGGACGGGGGACGCTCCGGGTTGGGTTCCAGCGACGGGCGGCCTTCGAGGCCCAGCGAGAGACTTATCGCCGCCTGGCGGCGACGACCGACCTCGACGTCCACGTCTACCTGCGCGAGGACACGGTGCCCGAGGCGTTCGACCCGGGCCCGCTGACCGTCCACACCGGGCCGGCCGAGACGGTCGGCCGGTACTGGTTCCTCCTGTTCGACGGTGGCGGGAACGAATGGCAGGCCTGCGCCCTCATCGCCGAGGAGACCGAACCGGGCCGGTACCGGGGGCTCTGGACCTACGACCCGGAGACCGTCGCCCTCGCCGCCGAGTCGCTCTCCTGA
- a CDS encoding methylglyoxal synthase gives MTRVALIAHDDEKPEMISLVQDYEELLSTFDLVGTGTTGQRIIDETGLDVERKQSGPIGGDAQVGAEVADGAIDAIVFLRDPLTAQPHEPDITALLRICDVHDVPMATTRTSAEFVLDGLDRREAE, from the coding sequence ATGACGCGCGTCGCACTCATCGCTCACGACGACGAGAAGCCCGAGATGATATCGCTGGTACAGGACTACGAGGAGCTCCTCTCGACGTTCGACCTGGTCGGAACCGGGACGACCGGCCAGCGCATCATAGACGAGACGGGACTGGACGTCGAGCGGAAACAGAGCGGGCCTATCGGCGGCGACGCCCAGGTGGGGGCCGAAGTCGCCGACGGGGCGATAGACGCCATCGTCTTCCTGCGCGACCCGTTGACCGCCCAGCCACACGAGCCGGACATCACGGCGCTGTTGCGTATCTGTGACGTCCACGACGTGCCGATGGCGACCACGAGGACGTCGGCCGAGTTCGTCCTCGACGGACTCGACCGCCGCGAAGCGGAGTGA
- a CDS encoding helix-turn-helix domain-containing protein, translated as MIVEFHVGASFLHETATDVPEATIRVQQLHCASNGCRTVMAFESVDRGPIDAALAGDESVDASTHVSTTRRGHLYSLDTQDHVLTTVGRSLVGGNSVLEGATRDGDVWVVRARFPNKGTVLAFRDELADSGVDIDIQSFTEDDEVQPQYGITDPQQEVLLLALERGYFTVPREASLSDLAAALDISSQAASERIRRGTRSLLENTLGDSDSRLVESSPQ; from the coding sequence ATGATAGTCGAATTTCACGTCGGTGCGTCGTTTCTCCACGAGACGGCCACCGACGTCCCGGAGGCAACCATCCGAGTCCAGCAGCTCCACTGTGCCAGCAACGGCTGCCGGACGGTAATGGCCTTCGAGTCAGTCGACCGGGGACCTATCGACGCGGCGCTGGCCGGCGACGAGAGCGTCGACGCGTCGACCCACGTCTCGACGACCCGGAGAGGGCACCTGTACTCACTGGACACACAGGACCACGTCCTGACGACGGTGGGCCGCAGCCTCGTCGGCGGGAACAGCGTCCTCGAGGGCGCAACGCGGGACGGCGACGTCTGGGTGGTCAGGGCCCGATTCCCGAACAAGGGGACGGTGCTGGCGTTCAGAGACGAGCTGGCCGACAGCGGCGTCGATATCGACATCCAGTCGTTCACCGAGGACGACGAGGTGCAGCCACAGTACGGCATCACCGACCCCCAGCAGGAGGTCCTGTTGCTGGCACTCGAACGGGGGTACTTCACCGTCCCCCGGGAGGCGTCGCTCTCGGACCTCGCTGCCGCCCTGGATATCTCGAGTCAGGCGGCCTCCGAGCGCATCCGACGGGGAACGCGGTCGCTGCTCGAGAACACGCTCGGGGACAGCGACAGCCGACTCGTCGAGTCGTCGCCGCAGTAG
- a CDS encoding deoxyuridine 5'-triphosphate nucleotidohydrolase, which translates to MFKSGQFVASKLDGLRETQVQPNGVDLTLGAVYEQVEPGRIERGGKTIGEREECVAEDGVYHIDPGGYVVEYADRVVIPEGHVGFLYPRSSLLRNSCMLDTAVWDAGYEGRGEGLLEVHHPIELETGARIAQLVLAEAAHEGTYEGSYQHENLD; encoded by the coding sequence ATGTTCAAGAGTGGGCAGTTCGTCGCGTCGAAACTCGACGGACTTCGAGAGACGCAGGTCCAGCCCAACGGCGTCGACCTCACCCTCGGGGCGGTGTACGAACAGGTCGAACCGGGTCGTATCGAACGGGGCGGGAAGACCATCGGCGAGCGCGAGGAGTGTGTGGCCGAGGACGGCGTCTACCACATCGACCCCGGCGGCTACGTCGTCGAGTACGCCGACCGCGTCGTCATCCCGGAGGGCCACGTCGGCTTCCTCTATCCCCGCTCGTCGCTGCTGCGGAACTCGTGTATGCTGGATACGGCCGTCTGGGACGCGGGCTACGAGGGCCGGGGCGAGGGACTGCTCGAGGTCCACCATCCCATCGAACTCGAAACGGGGGCGCGAATCGCGCAGCTCGTCCTCGCCGAGGCGGCCCACGAGGGGACCTACGAGGGGTCCTACCAGCACGAGAACCTGGACTGA